The DNA segment CACGGTGAAACCAAGCTTTTCATTTTCCAGAACCTCCACCGCTTTTTGCTCTATGCGGCAATTATTGTCCTGTTCTTCCTCTGGTATGACGTAATAGAAGCCTTCAATTTTGACGGCGAGTTCGGAATGGGACTCGGCACACTCGTTTTGATGGTCAACACAGTGCTCCTTTCCGGCTATACTTTTTCCTGCCATTCTTTCCGGCATCTGGTGGGCGGCAACATCGACTGCTTTTCCTGCGCGAAAGCGGGCAAATTGCGCTTCACGCTCTGGAAAAGGGTTTCCAGCATTAACGAACATCATATGCTCTGGGCCTGGACCTCCCTTTTTGCCGTGATGGCGGCCGATTTGTACGTCCGACTGGTGGCCTGCGGCACCCTTACTGATTTGAGGTTCTTTTGAGCTACGAGACCCACGAACATGACGTATTGATAATCGGCGCCGGCGGTGCCGGGTTGCGGGCGGCGGTGGAGGCCGCCTCCAACAACCTTTCCGTCGGCGTGGTGTCGAAATCCCTGTTAGGCAAAGCCCACACTGTGATGGCCGAGGGCGGTATTGCCGCCGCTATGGCCAACGTCGATCCCAAAGACAGCTGGCAGACCCACTTCTGCGACACAATGAAGGGGGGAAAGTTTTTAAACAACTGGCGGATGGCGCAATTGCACGCCCAGGAGGCGCCGGATAGAATACGGGAACTGGAGGATTGGGGCGCCCTTTTCGACCGGACACCGGACGGCGAAATTCTACAAAGAGCATTTGGAGGACACACCTACAAGCGGCTCTGTCACGTGGGGGATCGCACTGGGCTGGAGATGATTCGCACCCTGCAGGATAAGGGTGTGCATTCCGGCATCGACGTGTATATGGAGTTGACCATCTTCCGCCTTTTCAAGGACGGCGGCAAAATTGCCGGCGCCATCGGCTACTGGCGAAAAAACGGCGAGTTTGTGGTCTTCAAAGTCAAAGCGATTGTTTTGGCTACTGGCGGCGGTGGCAAGGCGTATCAAATTACCTCCAATTCCTGGGAATGCACCGGAGACGGGCACTCGTTGGCATACGAAGCCGGAGCGGAACTAATTGATATGGAGTTTTTTCAGTTCCATCCCACCGGAATGGTCTGGCCGCCGGGGGTAAGAGGATTGCTCGTTACCGAAGGGGTGCGCGGCGAGGGGGGACTTTTGCGCAATAACAAAAATGAGCGCTTTATGCAACGCTACGACCCACAAAGAATGGAGCTTTCCACCCGCGATATGGTCTCCCGCTCGATTTACACCGAAGTGAAGGAAGGGCGCGGCTCCCCCCACGGCGGCGTTTTTCTGGACATTTCCCACCTGCCGGCGGAACGTGTGAAGAAGAAACTGCCGAGTATGTATCACCAGTTCAAAGATCTGGCGGACGTGGACATTACCAAGGAGCCGATGGAAGTCGGCCCGACGGCCCATTATATGATGGGAGGGGTACGGGTGGATGCCGAC comes from the Verrucomicrobiia bacterium genome and includes:
- a CDS encoding succinate dehydrogenase gives rise to the protein METMTGAHPSAKFGSTQRKDAWWAAPTATVVVLTLFVVYSMVRAFENNYYIAGPYLSPFYSPLFLFDWWPLSPAFLILWAPAGFRFTCYYYRKAYYRAYAAHPFACAVGEAHRGYHGETKLFIFQNLHRFLLYAAIIVLFFLWYDVIEAFNFDGEFGMGLGTLVLMVNTVLLSGYTFSCHSFRHLVGGNIDCFSCAKAGKLRFTLWKRVSSINEHHMLWAWTSLFAVMAADLYVRLVACGTLTDLRFF
- a CDS encoding succinate dehydrogenase flavoprotein subunit, with product MSYETHEHDVLIIGAGGAGLRAAVEAASNNLSVGVVSKSLLGKAHTVMAEGGIAAAMANVDPKDSWQTHFCDTMKGGKFLNNWRMAQLHAQEAPDRIRELEDWGALFDRTPDGEILQRAFGGHTYKRLCHVGDRTGLEMIRTLQDKGVHSGIDVYMELTIFRLFKDGGKIAGAIGYWRKNGEFVVFKVKAIVLATGGGGKAYQITSNSWECTGDGHSLAYEAGAELIDMEFFQFHPTGMVWPPGVRGLLVTEGVRGEGGLLRNNKNERFMQRYDPQRMELSTRDMVSRSIYTEVKEGRGSPHGGVFLDISHLPAERVKKKLPSMYHQFKDLADVDITKEPMEVGPTAHYMMGGVRVDADTGASTISGLFACGEVSGGMHGANRLGGNSLSDLVVFGRRAGAGAAEYARKLAFFPTVDKNELEKAAKDMEAPFQRSGDEDPYQIHRELQESMQGLVGIFRTEGDLKKGISKIEELKQRAAKVAIKGKREYNPGWHLVGDLKSMLTVSEAVAKAALARKESRGAHSRLDYPNLDEKFGKLNVVVSQKNGEMNISTSPVPEMPEELKNLLAENK